One Succinispira mobilis DSM 6222 genomic window carries:
- a CDS encoding energy-coupling factor transporter transmembrane component T family protein, whose product MLSKISTFTKLLFTMAITLWAFILPIELVALLLIIQLAIFLVAKPTKSGFAAIGALVIFTGIMVLLQVLFNSDLTTALISGLKMLVMTTSFFCLLATTYIQDISIVLVERFFLPREYAFMLTTALRFVPDFLADSQMTLDAQSCRGYSNRGNIFKRALAYLAIVKPLVMRAISKSETLALSMQLKGFGASNQQRRLSKKLNLIDYACIGLMLALTGRALYLKYLKISYDALIFLGIGGAN is encoded by the coding sequence ATGCTAAGTAAGATTTCAACTTTTACCAAATTACTTTTTACCATGGCGATCACGCTCTGGGCCTTTATTTTGCCAATTGAATTAGTGGCGCTGCTCTTAATTATTCAGTTAGCTATTTTTCTGGTAGCCAAACCAACTAAAAGTGGTTTTGCGGCGATTGGTGCTTTAGTAATTTTCACTGGGATTATGGTGTTATTACAAGTTTTATTTAACTCTGATTTAACTACGGCTTTAATTAGTGGCTTAAAAATGTTGGTTATGACTACTAGCTTTTTCTGCTTACTAGCTACTACATATATTCAAGATATATCTATTGTTTTGGTGGAAAGATTTTTCCTGCCGCGCGAGTATGCGTTTATGCTCACTACCGCCTTACGTTTCGTACCTGATTTTCTCGCTGATAGTCAAATGACTTTAGATGCCCAATCTTGTCGGGGCTACTCTAACCGCGGTAATATTTTTAAACGGGCCCTAGCTTATTTAGCCATTGTTAAACCTTTAGTAATGCGGGCAATTAGCAAATCCGAAACTCTCGCTCTAAGTATGCAACTCAAAGGATTTGGCGCTAGCAATCAACAACGACGTTTATCTAAAAAGTTAAATCTAATTGATTATGCTTGTATCGGCTTAATGCTCGCTTTAACTGGTCGCGCTTTATATTTAAAATATTTGAAAATAAGCTATGATGCGCTTATTTTCTTAGGAATAGGCGGTGCTAACTAA
- a CDS encoding tryptophan transporter encodes MLHQQRLQELTYMEPAKESQYRWVALTSLLLAIGVILHTISPNIGGITPNWTIAMYTIAINLTNPSLSQCVGIGFVAGAVNIPSSKSAFPYGNIASELVGAIVCALVVKAFISMNLANNKIKPAISAFLATLGSGLTFTFILKLVLGLTLQVYIYMMLPVVFAVAIANTVVTQLLYFPAEKLFKVQSGNK; translated from the coding sequence ATGCTCCATCAACAACGCTTACAAGAACTAACCTATATGGAACCAGCCAAAGAAAGTCAATACCGCTGGGTAGCACTAACTTCATTGCTTTTGGCAATTGGTGTAATTTTACATACTATCTCCCCGAATATTGGCGGAATTACCCCAAACTGGACAATCGCGATGTATACTATCGCCATTAATCTGACAAATCCTAGTCTGTCACAATGTGTAGGCATTGGTTTTGTAGCTGGAGCGGTAAATATTCCCTCTTCCAAATCCGCTTTCCCCTATGGCAATATTGCCAGTGAATTAGTCGGAGCAATTGTCTGCGCCTTAGTCGTAAAAGCTTTTATTAGTATGAACTTAGCCAACAACAAAATTAAACCCGCTATTTCCGCCTTTTTAGCTACCTTAGGCAGTGGCTTAACTTTTACTTTTATTTTAAAATTAGTTTTAGGCTTAACTTTACAAGTCTATATCTATATGATGTTACCAGTAGTATTTGCCGTAGCTATTGCCAATACCGTAGTTACACAACTGTTATATTTTCCCGCTGAAAAGCTTTTTAAAGTCCAAAGTGGTAACAAATAA